AGGGGTCCGCGAACTCAAGCAACTTCTCCTGTGGACCGTACGCAAGATCGTCGCTGCCCCACGTCTGCATCCGGACCTTGCGGCCCACCTCCACGGCGGCGAGGAAGTCCGCTGCGTCCGGGGTGTCCAATGAGTCGGGTACATACAGCTGCTCGATCTTCACGTCTATTGCCATGCGGGCATCATCCCAGCCGTTTCTGCCACTCACCTTCATAGTAAGCGGGCCTGAATCCAAGGGCGGTATTTATCGCCAGCATATGCTGGTTTTCGCTGGCATTCCATGTCAGGACCGAGCGCGCCGGGGGCCATTTCTCCTGGGCACGCCGCAGGTTGGCCGCCTTGATCAGCATCCCCAGGCGGTGGCCGCGGTGCCCCGCCGCCACGAGGGTGTCCTGCTGGAGCAAGGACTCCCGGACCTGGGGGCGCCAGGCCAGGACGGAGTAGGCAACCAGTTCACCGGTGGGGCGGTACACCGCCGCGGCCACAGAGATCTGCACACCGCTGCGGACCAGGGCCTGTTCATCGTCACGCACGCGGCGGACGTCCCAGTCCTCCCGTTCCCAGTCCATGCCGGCTGTTGGGGCGTCCGTACTCATCCGCGCCCGCAACCCGGCATAGCCGGCTACGAGCGTCTCCGGGCAGTGGCCGTCCCAGGCCGTCAGGATGTAGTCGCCGCTGCGGGCCAGGGCTTGAGCCTCCAGTTGCGCCAGCAGGGTACCCGGTACGGGCAACATGAGCCGGCTGGAACGCTCCACCTGCTCGAGCTCATACCCGGCGGACAGGGCAAAGGCGGTTGCAGGGTCATCCCCCGGCAGTTGGCCAACCCCGGATCTCGCGGGGATCATGGGCGCATCACGCCGTACGGCGTCCAGGGGCACCTCATGGAAGGAATCCAAGGATGACCTGCCGCGTGTCCGTGCCACGGTTTCGGCATGCTCCAGCAGGACGCGTCCCAGTCCCCTGCGGCGCCGCTCAGGAACGACCAGGACGTCGATGCCTGCGGTGGCCATGTTCTCGCGCAGGGGCAGCGTCACGGAGCACAGCCCCACCGGCTCCCCGCCGGCCCGGGCAAGGAACAGGTGCCGTTCCTCGTACTCGTTGCCGCGCCAGAACTCCAGCGCTTCGGCCGGGGTAAGGCAGCGGTCCAGGCTCCCCCAGACGGTCAGCGACTCTGCCTCCTTCATGGCCTGGCAGGCCAGAAGGTCCGGGGACGGCTCGGTGCCAGGGAGGTCCTGGCCGCGCGGAGGAATGACGACGGCGGCAACCGCCAGGGCAGCGGACGGCGGCGAAGACGCGGGCTGGGTTCGCTTGGGCTGGTCCATGCCGCCAGCTTAGGCACTGCCCGCCGGT
This region of Arthrobacter sp. DNA4 genomic DNA includes:
- a CDS encoding GNAT family N-acetyltransferase translates to MDQPKRTQPASSPPSAALAVAAVVIPPRGQDLPGTEPSPDLLACQAMKEAESLTVWGSLDRCLTPAEALEFWRGNEYEERHLFLARAGGEPVGLCSVTLPLRENMATAGIDVLVVPERRRRGLGRVLLEHAETVARTRGRSSLDSFHEVPLDAVRRDAPMIPARSGVGQLPGDDPATAFALSAGYELEQVERSSRLMLPVPGTLLAQLEAQALARSGDYILTAWDGHCPETLVAGYAGLRARMSTDAPTAGMDWEREDWDVRRVRDDEQALVRSGVQISVAAAVYRPTGELVAYSVLAWRPQVRESLLQQDTLVAAGHRGHRLGMLIKAANLRRAQEKWPPARSVLTWNASENQHMLAINTALGFRPAYYEGEWQKRLG